A part of Pseudoalteromonas arctica A 37-1-2 genomic DNA contains:
- a CDS encoding glycosyltransferase family 4 protein, whose translation MHNFVILIDRLYTLDGDHKTIGGIQTYLSALAKVIFDNFKVKPVIYQSAKHFFEIEQPHYIVKGVDTNGEINPKKTFKYLKSENSAKSTLLIWGSDQYSQPSTKFESVSIQHGIGFDTEAMHSPLKRALVNYGLTWVYKTLQRHKAIKIFENSRAAVCVDYNFLNWYRTYRSSAQISNKIHVIPNFTDIPAEPIEKNNDKISIVFARRFVDRRGVDIALQLASKLVSKYENVEFYFAGDGPKLPLVKKLVESHERIFLTKFDSSKSIDFHRGFSIAIVPSVGSEGTSLSLLEAMASNCAVVASNVGGMTNIILNNFNGSLVPPTFDEFYKELCDLIETKERLITYQKNAYITAKSSFSKANWEKEWVKVLNLTLK comes from the coding sequence ATGCACAATTTTGTAATTTTAATTGATCGTCTTTATACCCTTGATGGTGATCATAAAACGATTGGGGGCATCCAAACCTATTTAAGTGCATTAGCAAAGGTTATTTTTGATAATTTTAAAGTTAAGCCTGTTATTTATCAAAGTGCCAAGCATTTTTTTGAGATTGAACAACCACATTATATTGTTAAGGGGGTAGATACTAATGGGGAAATTAATCCTAAAAAAACATTTAAATACCTCAAATCTGAAAACTCTGCAAAAAGTACCTTATTAATTTGGGGATCTGATCAATACTCACAGCCGAGCACTAAGTTTGAATCTGTTAGTATCCAACATGGCATCGGTTTTGATACTGAAGCTATGCATTCACCTTTAAAAAGAGCATTAGTTAATTACGGTTTAACGTGGGTTTATAAAACATTACAACGGCATAAAGCGATTAAAATTTTTGAAAATTCTAGAGCTGCGGTTTGTGTTGACTACAACTTTTTAAACTGGTATCGAACCTATCGTTCGAGTGCACAAATTTCAAATAAGATACATGTAATACCTAATTTTACTGATATACCAGCAGAACCAATTGAAAAAAATAACGACAAAATAAGTATTGTATTTGCAAGGCGCTTTGTTGACCGACGGGGTGTAGATATTGCGCTTCAGCTAGCCAGTAAACTAGTTAGTAAGTATGAAAATGTTGAGTTTTATTTTGCTGGAGATGGTCCAAAACTTCCACTAGTCAAAAAGCTTGTAGAGTCTCATGAACGTATATTTTTAACTAAATTTGATTCTTCAAAATCAATCGACTTTCATCGTGGTTTCTCAATTGCAATTGTTCCTTCTGTAGGCTCAGAAGGAACTTCATTATCGCTACTAGAAGCAATGGCTTCAAACTGCGCAGTTGTTGCATCCAATGTAGGTGGTATGACAAATATTATTCTTAATAATTTTAATGGCTCATTAGTTCCTCCCACATTTGACGAGTTTTACAAAGAACTATGCGATTTAATCGAAACAAAAGAACGATTAATAACATATCAAAAAAATGCATACATCACGGCTAAGAGTTCATTCTCTAAGGCTAATTGGGAAAAAGAATGGGTAAAAGTTTTAAACTTAACATTGAAGTAA
- a CDS encoding O-antigen polymerase — translation MGKSFKLNIEVILSYFCLVWIWVTIFLPSMKFFVFSPALNLICLAFALAILALGYKYFTINREGLFALSILTLLFGYLVLSFWQGRATLSFEYVFKLINIICIVILGVVFSSKINLSGTFLMKIAALYGLAFCSLSFLGIIKASPSGALSYLNLGLPIGITVLACYLLFLREKRVVLKVFLLLCFAFSFFMVLKTPARGVLLGTVLLLIYMSFKYKRKRYLLYVFLITAPVVITYWEEIYTLSSFVIAKMERLIFSIEEEARYTYYIEVFNYSSEQFWGYGLRSYVPLLGFYPHSLMLEFLIVGGFVLALLFTLIIIFTLVKIYKNIGNKSDLDFIFLITIYFLIQWHLSYELSSAYGLFLCLSIVLSKKSKELKLA, via the coding sequence ATGGGTAAAAGTTTTAAACTTAACATTGAAGTAATCCTTTCTTATTTTTGCTTAGTTTGGATTTGGGTAACGATTTTTTTACCTTCAATGAAATTTTTTGTTTTCAGTCCTGCTTTAAATTTAATTTGTTTAGCTTTTGCTCTAGCTATTTTAGCTTTGGGTTACAAGTATTTTACTATTAACAGGGAAGGGCTTTTTGCCCTAAGTATCTTAACTTTATTGTTTGGCTATTTAGTACTTTCATTTTGGCAAGGACGTGCAACTCTCAGTTTCGAGTACGTTTTTAAGTTAATCAATATTATTTGTATTGTAATTTTAGGGGTTGTATTTTCCAGTAAAATAAATTTATCAGGTACGTTTTTGATGAAAATCGCGGCTCTGTACGGGCTCGCCTTCTGTAGCTTAAGCTTTTTAGGTATCATTAAGGCCTCGCCTTCGGGGGCGTTAAGTTATCTAAACTTAGGCCTTCCCATTGGAATTACGGTCTTGGCTTGCTACCTACTATTTTTAAGAGAAAAAAGAGTTGTATTAAAGGTTTTTCTGCTGCTATGTTTTGCTTTTTCTTTCTTTATGGTTTTAAAAACGCCTGCTCGTGGTGTTCTTTTAGGAACTGTACTGCTTTTAATATATATGAGCTTTAAATATAAAAGAAAAAGATATTTACTCTATGTTTTTCTTATTACAGCGCCTGTTGTTATTACCTACTGGGAAGAAATATACACTCTTTCATCTTTTGTCATTGCAAAAATGGAACGTCTGATTTTTAGTATTGAAGAAGAAGCTAGGTATACTTATTACATTGAAGTATTTAACTATAGTTCGGAACAGTTTTGGGGTTACGGTTTAAGATCTTACGTACCACTTTTAGGGTTTTATCCTCATAGTTTAATGTTAGAGTTTTTAATAGTGGGCGGCTTTGTACTTGCTTTATTATTTACTCTAATAATTATTTTTACTTTAGTAAAAATATATAAAAACATAGGCAATAAATCTGATCTCGATTTTATATTTTTAATAACAATTTACTTCCTAATACAATGGCACCTGTCGTATGAGCTTAGCTCTGCTTACGGACTTTTTTTATGTCTTAGTATTGTTTTAAGTAAAAAATCAAAAGAGTTAAAGTTAGCTTGA
- a CDS encoding ATP-grasp fold amidoligase family protein, with protein MRVKFFIAKVLSFVPDKLFSIIKYSLYHKKIPNLNGSSFSEKLLSKKCGLMGSEEKQLRETVTDRLLVRDFVEKTTSGVDLIPLLWSGKVFTKKVWDGLPECFVIKARHGSQMVKIVDKNKCQFNEVYNATEEWKKTDYYLLGREWVYKNTPRELVVEEFISFNSDVPPDYKFFCLNGKVELVQIDLERFKDHKRNLYSRDFEQLDVKLIYPSGEPTKKPRLFESALGIAEKLSQEFDFIRVDLYILDEKIYFGELTNFPENGLGAFEPQSYDQALGAKMRSNNA; from the coding sequence ATGAGAGTGAAATTTTTTATAGCTAAAGTATTGAGCTTTGTACCAGATAAGCTTTTCTCAATAATTAAGTATTCTTTATATCATAAGAAAATCCCTAATTTAAATGGCAGTAGTTTTAGTGAGAAGCTGCTTAGTAAAAAATGTGGTTTGATGGGTAGCGAAGAAAAGCAACTCCGTGAAACCGTTACTGACAGGCTGCTAGTTAGAGACTTTGTAGAAAAGACAACAAGTGGTGTCGATTTAATACCCTTGCTTTGGTCTGGAAAAGTATTCACTAAAAAGGTTTGGGATGGGTTACCAGAATGCTTTGTGATTAAAGCTCGCCACGGTTCTCAAATGGTAAAAATAGTTGATAAAAATAAGTGTCAGTTTAACGAAGTTTATAATGCGACCGAAGAGTGGAAAAAAACAGATTACTACCTACTAGGAAGAGAGTGGGTGTATAAAAACACACCAAGAGAATTAGTGGTCGAAGAGTTTATCAGCTTTAACTCTGACGTACCGCCTGACTATAAGTTTTTTTGTCTCAATGGCAAGGTCGAGCTAGTACAAATAGATCTAGAGCGATTTAAAGATCATAAAAGAAATCTTTATAGTAGAGACTTTGAGCAATTAGATGTGAAGCTTATTTACCCTTCTGGTGAGCCAACCAAAAAGCCGCGTTTATTTGAATCAGCTTTAGGTATAGCTGAAAAATTATCGCAAGAATTTGATTTTATCAGAGTTGATTTATATATACTGGATGAGAAAATTTACTTTGGTGAATTAACTAACTTTCCTGAAAATGGCCTTGGAGCCTTCGAACCTCAAAGTTACGATCAGGCACTAGGTGCTAAAATGAGATCAAATAATGCCTGA
- a CDS encoding glycosyltransferase: MPDKIAVLMSVYKADSLVYLIESVESILNQTYQQFHFFIAVDGVVDNDLNDFLTVLNTNNKVSVYFNQYNEGLATRLNELLNIVQQEDYNYIARMDADDISHVDRFKKQLEFIKKNNLDIIGSDLIEIDENGTHQQEKKMFSEPSEILKNIVRRCPVNHPTVFMKSEVFTKDNFRYDATLLNTQDYDLWIRLLEQGYKFGNLNEPLLFFRVGNNFFERRSKKKVLNEVKLKFFAWQKLSKKPLDLAFIVVFFLMRVSPTWVKKFAYKRFR; the protein is encoded by the coding sequence ATGCCTGATAAAATAGCCGTATTAATGTCTGTTTATAAAGCAGATTCACTTGTTTACTTAATTGAATCAGTGGAGAGTATTCTAAATCAGACATATCAACAATTTCATTTTTTCATAGCTGTAGATGGAGTTGTCGATAATGATTTAAATGACTTTCTAACGGTACTTAATACCAACAATAAAGTAAGTGTATATTTTAATCAGTACAACGAAGGCCTAGCTACTAGATTAAACGAGCTACTAAACATAGTCCAGCAAGAGGATTATAATTATATTGCAAGAATGGACGCGGATGATATTTCGCACGTAGATCGCTTTAAAAAGCAGCTTGAATTTATAAAAAAAAATAACCTAGATATCATAGGTAGCGATTTAATAGAAATAGATGAGAACGGTACTCATCAGCAAGAAAAAAAGATGTTTAGTGAGCCCTCCGAAATTTTAAAAAATATTGTACGAAGGTGCCCTGTTAACCATCCAACGGTATTTATGAAATCTGAAGTGTTTACTAAAGATAACTTTAGATACGATGCAACATTATTAAATACTCAAGATTACGATTTATGGATCAGGTTATTAGAGCAAGGCTATAAGTTTGGGAACCTAAACGAACCATTATTGTTTTTTAGGGTAGGTAATAATTTCTTTGAAAGACGGAGTAAAAAAAAGGTACTTAACGAAGTTAAACTCAAGTTTTTTGCATGGCAAAAGTTATCAAAAAAACCTTTAGATTTAGCCTTTATAGTTGTGTTTTTTTTAATGAGAGTTTCACCAACATGGGTCAAAAAGTTTGCTTATAAGAGGTTCAGATAA
- a CDS encoding glycosyltransferase family 2 protein, giving the protein MDSAVVITTKDRIDYLERAVESVFSQTVLPAELVIIDDCSVHQLPDNLLKRFQELAILLNIKFNYIYNSESKGGNYSRNLGIKITSSSIVHFLDDDDYWLNGKIKDQLEQFESNEKVGLVFTGKCFVQDTDLDIIKRKSRHKKLEGSIWNGNYVGSTSGVAVKREFLERTKGFDNNLQSLQDYDLWIRVLELTQGIWDTKHNLIYTVHSNVSKQITGNVDKHLNTVAYLKEKYKKKLKTIPNKDKKVFESRLEHVLARAYRSQKSNRYIKHALASLWLHPSIRTFLLFFNIK; this is encoded by the coding sequence ATGGATAGCGCAGTTGTAATAACAACTAAAGATAGAATTGACTACTTAGAAAGAGCTGTTGAATCTGTTTTTTCTCAAACCGTGCTTCCTGCAGAGTTGGTTATTATAGATGATTGTTCAGTTCATCAACTTCCAGATAATCTTTTAAAAAGGTTTCAAGAATTAGCCATACTACTAAACATAAAATTTAATTACATTTATAACTCTGAATCAAAAGGAGGCAATTATTCTCGTAACTTAGGAATTAAAATAACCTCTAGCTCTATTGTTCATTTTTTAGATGATGATGATTATTGGCTTAATGGTAAAATTAAAGATCAATTAGAACAGTTTGAAAGTAATGAAAAAGTAGGCTTAGTTTTTACAGGGAAATGTTTCGTACAAGATACAGATCTTGATATTATAAAAAGAAAAAGTAGACATAAAAAATTAGAAGGTTCTATCTGGAACGGAAACTATGTTGGCTCTACTTCAGGGGTTGCAGTTAAAAGAGAGTTTCTTGAGCGAACGAAGGGCTTTGATAATAACTTACAATCATTACAAGACTATGATCTGTGGATTAGAGTATTAGAACTAACCCAGGGTATTTGGGACACTAAACATAACCTAATTTATACAGTGCATTCTAATGTAAGTAAACAAATTACAGGTAATGTTGATAAGCATTTAAATACGGTAGCTTATTTAAAAGAAAAATATAAAAAAAAGCTCAAAACAATACCCAACAAAGATAAAAAAGTTTTTGAATCAAGATTAGAGCATGTTTTAGCTAGGGCTTATCGAAGCCAAAAAAGTAATCGTTATATAAAGCATGCGCTTGCTTCTTTGTGGCTACATCCATCAATAAGAACGTTCCTTTTGTTCTTTAATATCAAATAG
- a CDS encoding MBL fold metallo-hydrolase RNA specificity domain-containing protein, with the protein MQILHHGAVNGVTGSCHELVVNEQTSVLIDCGLFQGEDSKADLSIEFNITHVTALIVTHCHIDHVGRIPYLLAAGFKGPIFTSIASASLLPLVIEDALKVGVTRDPKIIAACLSLLNKRIVAVDYKTWFELPCKGLNKAKARFQRAGHILGSAYVEIDVTNNDNNKHRVVFSGDLGAPYTPLLPSPKPPYKADTLVIESTYGDKNHQGRKERTKTLKSIIERAVADNGVVLVPAFSIGRTQELLYELEQLIHSSSKKSKWRDIHVILDSPMAANFTEQYINFKHLWDNEAKRKVTNGRHPLDFKSLTTVDSHKEHLAIINYLSSRQTPVIILAASGMCTGGRIVNYLERFLNDKTTDVLFVGYQGNKTLGREIQKYGPRNGYVFINNARITINAKVHTISGYSAHADQNGLIKFVTGMHKKPSHIKIVHGDDDAKRALANKYKEVLGNDVEVEIGKS; encoded by the coding sequence ATGCAAATACTTCATCACGGAGCCGTTAATGGAGTTACTGGTTCGTGCCACGAGCTGGTAGTTAACGAACAAACAAGTGTCCTTATTGATTGCGGGTTATTTCAAGGCGAAGACTCTAAAGCCGACCTTTCAATTGAGTTTAATATTACCCATGTTACTGCCCTTATTGTTACCCATTGCCATATTGACCATGTTGGTAGAATTCCTTACTTATTAGCAGCCGGTTTTAAGGGCCCTATTTTTACAAGTATTGCATCGGCCAGCTTATTACCTTTAGTAATTGAAGATGCTTTAAAAGTGGGTGTAACCCGCGACCCTAAAATTATAGCTGCCTGCTTAAGCTTATTAAATAAACGTATAGTTGCTGTAGATTATAAAACGTGGTTTGAACTACCTTGCAAAGGGCTCAATAAAGCTAAAGCGAGATTTCAGCGTGCGGGCCATATATTAGGTTCTGCTTACGTAGAAATTGATGTTACAAATAATGATAACAACAAACATCGCGTTGTATTTTCAGGAGACTTAGGCGCACCATACACCCCGCTACTCCCTTCACCTAAACCGCCCTATAAAGCCGATACTCTAGTTATTGAATCAACCTACGGTGATAAAAATCATCAAGGCCGTAAAGAGCGTACTAAAACGCTAAAAAGTATTATTGAACGCGCCGTAGCCGACAACGGTGTTGTTTTAGTACCTGCTTTTAGTATTGGGCGCACACAAGAGCTGCTATATGAGCTTGAGCAACTCATACATAGCTCATCTAAAAAGTCTAAGTGGCGAGACATTCACGTAATACTCGACTCCCCTATGGCAGCCAATTTCACTGAGCAATACATAAATTTCAAGCACTTATGGGATAATGAAGCCAAACGTAAAGTTACAAATGGTAGGCACCCGCTCGATTTTAAAAGCCTAACTACTGTTGATTCACATAAAGAGCATTTGGCTATTATTAACTATTTAAGTTCGCGGCAAACACCAGTAATAATATTAGCAGCAAGCGGTATGTGCACTGGTGGCAGGATAGTTAATTACCTTGAGCGATTTTTAAATGATAAAACCACCGATGTATTGTTTGTAGGTTACCAAGGTAATAAAACTTTAGGCCGCGAAATTCAAAAATATGGCCCACGTAATGGGTATGTTTTTATAAATAATGCTCGTATTACTATAAACGCAAAAGTACATACAATTAGCGGGTACAGCGCCCATGCCGATCAAAACGGATTAATTAAGTTTGTAACGGGTATGCATAAAAAGCCAAGCCATATAAAAATTGTGCATGGGGATGATGATGCAAAGCGCGCATTAGCAAATAAGTACAAAGAGGTTTTAGGTAATGATGTTGAAGTTGAGATAGGTAAATCGTAG
- the rfaH gene encoding transcription/translation regulatory transformer protein RfaH gives MESWYLVVCKPKQEERAKTNLQNQGIEAFYPKLTTERLVKGRRTVKQTALFPNYLFVCLDSKNGSFFAVKNTRGIGGFVSYGSNYQVVSKHIIDQLKNERSHTTESKTPKIGDAVSVNNDSFNNIQAIYKEPDGDLRSILLINLLNQKIEVSVDNKDIKQQ, from the coding sequence ATGGAAAGTTGGTATTTAGTCGTATGCAAACCTAAGCAAGAAGAGAGAGCTAAAACTAATTTGCAAAATCAAGGGATTGAAGCGTTTTACCCCAAATTAACTACCGAAAGGTTAGTTAAAGGTCGTCGTACCGTCAAACAAACTGCTTTATTCCCTAATTATTTATTTGTATGCCTTGATTCAAAAAATGGTAGCTTTTTTGCTGTAAAAAATACACGTGGAATAGGCGGTTTTGTTTCTTATGGATCAAATTATCAGGTGGTTTCTAAGCACATAATTGACCAACTAAAAAATGAACGTTCGCACACCACAGAATCAAAAACACCAAAAATAGGCGATGCAGTAAGTGTTAATAACGATTCATTTAATAATATACAAGCAATATACAAAGAGCCAGATGGCGACTTGCGCAGTATTTTATTAATTAACTTACTTAATCAAAAAATTGAAGTAAGTGTAGATAATAAAGATATTAAACAACAATAA
- a CDS encoding polysaccharide export protein produces the protein MALSCKSLASILAILSMTGCTIVPGSHFEGIDSGEQTQNLEQDLEKVNIQIIDSLLINKQNQARIAAKPISSTDGLNVSNYEYKLGVGDVLTIGVWDHPELTIPAAVQRTAEFDGFRVQRDGTITYAYAPNIPAAGKTISQVRNELVKRLSRVIEDPQVDVKVVGFRSQKTYVTGEVKQPGVYPVTEIPLTLIDALNQAGGLTDAADWRTVTFTRGNKTEVIKLDDFYAHGDISQNRLLQHGDIVHVNRNDAQKIFVLGDVKKAGSVTLNRYGLNLAEALSDSGGLNEATADANGVFVLRKSDVEQTGIIANVYQLHAKNIAAMVLAEQFELQPRDIVYVTSAPLARWNRVISLLLPSIATVDSVDDITAN, from the coding sequence ATGGCGTTAAGCTGTAAATCACTCGCATCAATACTCGCAATACTAAGCATGACCGGCTGTACAATAGTACCAGGCAGTCACTTTGAAGGTATAGACTCAGGCGAGCAAACACAAAACCTCGAACAAGATCTCGAAAAAGTAAACATTCAAATAATCGACTCGCTACTAATAAATAAACAAAATCAAGCGCGTATAGCAGCTAAACCAATTTCAAGCACCGATGGTTTAAATGTAAGTAACTACGAATACAAACTAGGTGTTGGCGACGTACTAACCATAGGCGTGTGGGATCACCCAGAGCTAACAATACCGGCAGCAGTACAACGTACCGCAGAATTTGACGGCTTTAGAGTACAACGAGACGGCACCATTACTTACGCCTACGCACCAAATATACCCGCAGCAGGTAAAACAATAAGCCAAGTACGTAATGAGCTTGTTAAACGCCTAAGCCGAGTAATAGAAGACCCTCAAGTAGACGTAAAAGTAGTTGGCTTTAGAAGTCAAAAAACCTACGTTACCGGCGAAGTAAAGCAACCTGGTGTATACCCAGTAACCGAAATTCCACTTACATTAATAGATGCCCTAAACCAAGCAGGTGGTTTAACAGATGCAGCCGATTGGCGCACAGTTACATTTACCCGTGGCAACAAAACAGAAGTTATAAAACTTGATGACTTTTATGCCCATGGTGATATTTCGCAAAACCGCTTATTGCAGCATGGCGACATAGTGCACGTGAACCGTAACGATGCACAAAAAATATTTGTATTAGGTGACGTTAAAAAAGCAGGTTCAGTAACGCTTAACCGTTATGGTTTAAACTTGGCCGAAGCGCTAAGCGACTCGGGCGGCTTGAATGAGGCAACAGCAGACGCTAACGGTGTATTTGTACTGCGAAAAAGTGACGTAGAGCAAACCGGTATTATTGCAAACGTATACCAATTACATGCTAAAAATATAGCGGCAATGGTGTTAGCTGAGCAGTTTGAGTTACAACCGCGCGATATTGTATATGTAACATCGGCACCACTTGCCCGTTGGAACCGTGTAATTAGCTTACTATTACCGTCAATTGCTACTGTAGATAGTGTTGACGATATAACTGCAAACTAA
- a CDS encoding low molecular weight protein-tyrosine-phosphatase encodes MFDSVLVVCAGNICRSPTGEYVLKQKLEGKNIKVSSAGLTALEGKPADAKAKQIALTHGINMDAHQGQQLTSSLVAQNSVILVMEERHLNDVHARYPEARGKTFLLGKWINNAEIPDPYRQSQEAFEHVYTLIDSACSAWQKYL; translated from the coding sequence ATGTTTGATTCAGTTTTAGTGGTGTGTGCAGGTAATATTTGCCGCAGCCCAACGGGTGAGTATGTTTTAAAGCAAAAGCTTGAAGGCAAAAATATTAAAGTATCGTCTGCTGGGCTAACAGCACTTGAAGGCAAACCAGCAGATGCAAAAGCAAAACAAATAGCACTCACTCATGGCATTAATATGGACGCCCACCAAGGGCAACAGCTTACATCAAGCTTAGTTGCGCAAAACAGCGTAATACTAGTAATGGAAGAGCGCCATTTAAACGACGTACACGCTCGCTACCCAGAGGCGCGCGGTAAAACGTTTTTACTCGGTAAATGGATTAATAACGCTGAAATACCAGACCCTTACCGCCAAAGCCAAGAGGCTTTTGAACACGTTTATACATTAATCGACAGCGCATGTAGCGCTTGGCAAAAGTATTTATAA
- a CDS encoding polysaccharide biosynthesis tyrosine autokinase: protein MNTQPNNSASNANNKNTNNTQPTQEIDLMALLGALLDRKYFIVAVTAVFMFVGVIYAVLSTPVYQATAMIQVEDGGASVPGFDDMAGMFESTSAAVTEIELLKSRSIIGEAVDTLKLDVIAEPKLFPFIGSRAYRTFTPMEDGNLAEPSFGASSYAWGGESINVFRFDVPRTAVNQEFTLVAQANNGLTLLNGDGEQILSGKVGEELTNGKFNLTIRTLKARPGTEFTITRKDRLNTILDLQTAIGASEKGKDSGIINLSLQSIKPSYAEKVLDKVAAIYVRRNVERNSAEAQKSLEFLEVQLPEIKKQLEYAEQRFNDYQIKRQSINITLETQGVLEQVVKLETKLQELNLKRLELGRKFKKDHPTYQGILEQIEAVESQKQELVGEVGNLPETQQELLRLRRDVEVSNQIYTLLLSKTQELDIVRAGTVGNVRIIDYAEVNTSKPVKPKKALIVVMATMLGGMLAVAIVLIQKAMHKGVEDPAEIEALGLPVYASVPHSDYQDKLSGFAERARKNKTNKPRSILALDNPADLAIEALRSLRTSLHFAMMEAKNNIIAISGPSPSVGKSFISVNLASVLAQSGKKVLIIDADMRKGYLQTQFGLKWDDGLSDYLSGRLNLEQVTKPTKVEGLSVITRGQIPPNPSELLMHSNFSKLVEEVSAAYDIIIIDTPPILAVTDPAIVSAHTGTTLLVTRFGQNHVREIELTRNRFEQNGIDVKGVVFNGVVKKASNAYGYYGYYNYEYKSDK, encoded by the coding sequence ATGAATACCCAGCCGAATAACAGCGCTAGTAACGCTAATAATAAAAACACTAATAACACACAACCAACGCAAGAAATTGATTTAATGGCGCTACTAGGCGCATTGCTAGATCGCAAATATTTTATAGTAGCCGTAACTGCGGTGTTTATGTTTGTAGGTGTTATTTATGCTGTATTAAGTACCCCAGTTTACCAAGCAACAGCCATGATACAAGTTGAAGACGGCGGCGCATCAGTCCCTGGTTTTGACGATATGGCAGGCATGTTCGAAAGTACATCAGCTGCAGTAACCGAAATAGAGTTACTAAAGTCGCGCAGTATAATAGGCGAGGCAGTAGACACTTTAAAGCTTGATGTAATAGCAGAGCCTAAGCTATTTCCGTTTATAGGTAGCCGAGCTTACCGCACTTTTACCCCAATGGAAGATGGCAATTTAGCCGAGCCAAGTTTTGGCGCAAGTAGCTACGCATGGGGCGGCGAGAGTATAAATGTATTTAGGTTTGATGTACCACGCACTGCAGTAAATCAGGAATTTACTTTGGTAGCGCAAGCTAACAATGGTCTTACACTTTTAAATGGTGACGGTGAGCAAATATTATCGGGTAAAGTAGGCGAGGAGCTTACAAACGGTAAGTTTAACTTAACCATTCGTACTTTAAAGGCACGCCCTGGTACAGAGTTTACAATTACCCGTAAAGATCGCTTAAATACTATTTTAGATTTGCAAACTGCAATTGGTGCAAGTGAAAAAGGCAAAGACTCAGGCATAATCAACTTAAGCTTACAAAGCATTAAACCAAGCTACGCCGAAAAAGTGCTTGATAAAGTAGCGGCTATTTATGTACGCCGTAATGTTGAACGTAACAGCGCTGAAGCACAAAAGTCGCTGGAGTTTTTAGAAGTACAACTGCCTGAAATTAAAAAACAGCTTGAATACGCAGAGCAACGCTTTAACGACTACCAAATTAAACGCCAATCAATAAACATAACACTCGAAACACAAGGTGTGCTTGAACAAGTTGTAAAGCTTGAAACCAAGTTACAAGAGCTAAACCTAAAACGGTTAGAGCTTGGCCGTAAATTCAAAAAAGATCACCCAACATACCAAGGTATTCTGGAGCAAATAGAGGCGGTTGAAAGCCAAAAGCAAGAGCTTGTAGGTGAGGTAGGTAATCTGCCAGAAACTCAACAAGAGCTACTTCGCTTAAGACGCGATGTTGAGGTAAGCAACCAAATTTACACATTGTTACTTAGTAAAACGCAAGAGCTTGATATAGTTCGCGCAGGCACTGTAGGTAACGTACGTATAATTGACTACGCCGAGGTAAACACCAGCAAGCCAGTTAAACCTAAAAAAGCATTAATAGTCGTAATGGCGACTATGCTAGGCGGTATGTTAGCTGTGGCTATAGTGCTTATACAAAAGGCAATGCACAAAGGCGTTGAAGACCCTGCAGAAATTGAAGCGCTAGGCCTACCTGTATACGCAAGTGTACCGCACTCAGATTACCAAGATAAACTAAGTGGCTTTGCTGAACGAGCCCGTAAAAACAAAACAAATAAGCCTAGAAGCATATTGGCTCTTGATAACCCAGCTGACCTAGCAATAGAGGCACTGCGTAGCTTACGTACAAGTTTGCACTTTGCGATGATGGAAGCTAAAAATAATATTATTGCTATATCGGGCCCAAGCCCAAGTGTGGGTAAATCGTTTATATCGGTTAACTTAGCAAGTGTGCTTGCGCAAAGCGGTAAAAAAGTACTGATTATTGATGCCGATATGCGTAAAGGCTACTTACAAACGCAGTTTGGGTTAAAGTGGGACGATGGATTAAGTGATTACTTATCTGGCCGTTTAAACCTAGAGCAAGTTACTAAACCAACCAAAGTTGAAGGTTTAAGTGTTATTACGCGTGGACAAATACCGCCAAACCCTTCAGAGCTATTAATGCATAGCAACTTTAGTAAGTTAGTTGAAGAAGTAAGCGCCGCTTACGACATTATAATTATCGACACCCCTCCAATACTTGCAGTAACTGACCCCGCAATTGTAAGTGCGCATACAGGCACTACGTTACTAGTAACCCGTTTTGGACAAAATCATGTACGAGAGATAGAATTAACTCGAAATCGTTTTGAACAAAATGGCATAGACGTAAAAGGCGTTGTATTTAACGGCGTAGTTAAAAAAGCCAGTAATGCATACGGCTATTACGGGTATTACAACTACGAATACAAAAGTGATAAATAA